Proteins from a genomic interval of Mycobacterium conspicuum:
- a CDS encoding nucleoside triphosphate pyrophosphohydrolase gives MIVVLFDPRRPSLVPIEAIEHLTGEVEYTEEMPVAVPWSLPGARPVQTGKEAPVLLSSDPNHPAVTARLAAGARLIAAPESSRGERLVDAVAMMDKLRSAGPWEGEQTHDSLCRYLLEETYELLDAVRGGNADQLREELGDLLLQVLFHARIAEEAAHLPFTIDDVAATLMRKLGNRVPEVLAGKTISLEDQLAQWEARKAAEKPRDSVMDDVHTGQPALALAQKVIERVNRAGLPADLIPAEITSISVSADVDTENSLRTAVLGFVDTVRGAEKAIAAARRGGSVPDEFDVTPPGEITEEEWRAHWPAAEPVLKGGAKKRKGRR, from the coding sequence ATGATCGTCGTCCTGTTCGACCCCCGCCGCCCGTCGCTGGTGCCCATCGAAGCCATCGAGCACCTCACCGGCGAGGTGGAATACACCGAGGAGATGCCGGTCGCGGTGCCCTGGTCGCTGCCCGGGGCGCGCCCGGTGCAGACCGGGAAAGAGGCACCGGTGCTGCTGTCGTCGGATCCCAACCATCCCGCCGTCACCGCGCGATTGGCCGCCGGAGCGCGGCTCATTGCGGCGCCCGAATCGTCGCGCGGCGAACGCCTGGTGGACGCCGTCGCGATGATGGACAAGCTGCGCAGCGCGGGGCCGTGGGAGGGTGAGCAAACTCACGACTCGTTGTGCAGGTACCTGCTGGAGGAGACCTACGAGTTGCTGGACGCGGTTCGCGGCGGCAACGCCGACCAGTTGCGCGAAGAACTCGGTGACCTGTTGCTGCAGGTGCTCTTCCACGCCCGCATCGCCGAGGAGGCGGCGCATCTTCCGTTCACCATCGACGACGTCGCGGCGACCCTGATGCGAAAGCTGGGCAACCGGGTGCCGGAAGTGCTTGCGGGCAAGACGATTTCGCTTGAGGATCAGCTGGCTCAGTGGGAGGCGCGCAAGGCCGCCGAAAAGCCGCGGGACTCGGTGATGGACGACGTCCATACCGGTCAGCCGGCTCTGGCGCTGGCGCAGAAGGTGATTGAACGGGTCAACAGGGCCGGGCTGCCCGCCGACCTGATCCCCGCCGAGATCACCTCGATCTCGGTGTCGGCTGATGTCGACACCGAAAACTCGCTGCGCACCGCCGTTTTGGGGTTCGTCGACACGGTACGCGGTGCCGAGAAGGCGATTGCCGCGGCGCGCCGCGGGGGCAGCGTCCCGGACGAGTTCGATGTCACGCCGCCGGGTGAGATCACCGAAGAGGAGTGGCGCGCCCACTGGCCGGCCGCCGAACCGGTCCTCAAAGGCGGCGCAAAGAAGCGCAAGGGCCGAAGATAA
- the mfd gene encoding transcription-repair coupling factor, with translation MTAPGAAGPDMPLAGLVDLALTAPTFQRLIEHTADRPGELSLVGAARARLFAASALTRQGPLLVVTATGREADDLTAELKGVFGDAAAMFPSWETLPHERLSPGVDTVGTRLMLLRRLAHPDDARLGPPLQIVVTAVRSLLQPMSPQLGLVEPVTLSVGQEVDFEDTVARLVELAYTRVDMVGRRGEFAVRGGILDIFAPVAEHPVRVEFWGDEVTEMRMFSVADQRSIPEIAVDTLVAVPCREMLLTDDVRARAAQLAAAHPTDEGAITGSVSDMLAKLAEGIPVDGMEALLPVLRPGQPVLLTDQLADGTPVLLCDPEKVRTRAADLIKTGREFLEASWSVAALGTDAPVDIEQLGGSGFVELDDVHAAAVRAGHPWWTLSQLSDESAMELDIRAAPSARGQQRDVDEIFAMLRAHVTTGGYAAVVAPGTGTAHRVVERLAESETPAAMLECGAPPKPGVVGVLKGPLCDGVIIEGANLVVITETDLTGNRGTPADGKRLAAKRRNTVDPLALNAGDLVVHDQHGIGRFVEMVERTVGGARREYLVLEYASAKRGGGSDKLYVPMDSLDQLSRYVGGQAPALSRLGGSDWANTKTKARRAVREIAGELVSLYAKRQASPGHAFAPDTPWQAEMEDAFGFTETVDQLTAITEVKADMEKPVPMDRVICGDVGYGKTEIAVRAAFKAVQDGKQVAVLVPTTLLADQHLETFRERMAGFPVVVKGLSRFTDGAESRAVIEGMADGSVDIVIGTHRLLQTGVRWKDLGLVVVDEEQRFGVEHKEHIKSLRTHVDVLTMSATPIPRTLEMSLAGIREMSTILTPPEERYPVLTYVGPHDDKQVAAALRRELLRDGQAFYVHNRVSTIDRAAARLRELVPEAKIVVAHGQMPEDRLERTVQGFWNREHDILVCTTIVETGLDISNANTLIVERADTFGLSQLHQLRGRVGRSRERGYAYFLYPPHTPLTETAYDRLATIAQNNELGAGMAVALKDLEIRGAGNVLGVEQSGHVAGVGFDLYVRLVGEAVEAYRLAADGQTVTTAEEPKDVRIDLPVDAHLPPDYIASDRLRLEGYRRLAAASDDAAVGSVVDELTDRYGPLPEPAQRLVAVARLRLLCRDAGITEVSAPSEASIRLAPITLPDSAQVRLKRMYPAAHYRATTSTVQVPIPRSGGLGAPRLRDLELVQMVVDLVTALQGKAQQEI, from the coding sequence ATGACCGCACCGGGGGCTGCTGGCCCAGACATGCCGCTCGCGGGGCTCGTCGACTTGGCGCTGACCGCGCCCACCTTCCAGCGGCTCATCGAGCACACGGCCGATCGGCCCGGCGAATTGAGCCTGGTCGGGGCGGCCCGCGCGCGCTTGTTCGCCGCGAGCGCGCTGACCCGGCAGGGCCCGTTGCTGGTGGTCACCGCCACCGGACGCGAGGCCGACGATCTGACCGCCGAGCTGAAGGGCGTCTTCGGCGACGCGGCGGCGATGTTCCCGTCCTGGGAGACCCTGCCGCACGAGCGGCTGTCACCCGGGGTGGACACCGTCGGCACCCGCCTGATGCTGCTGCGCCGGCTGGCGCATCCCGACGACGCGCGACTCGGCCCGCCGTTGCAGATCGTGGTCACCGCGGTGCGCTCGCTGCTGCAACCGATGTCGCCGCAGTTGGGGCTGGTGGAGCCGGTCACGTTGAGTGTGGGGCAGGAAGTCGACTTCGAGGACACCGTCGCCCGGCTCGTCGAGCTGGCGTACACCCGGGTGGACATGGTCGGTCGGCGCGGTGAATTCGCCGTGCGCGGCGGGATCCTCGACATCTTCGCGCCGGTCGCCGAGCACCCGGTGCGGGTCGAGTTCTGGGGCGACGAGGTCACCGAGATGCGGATGTTCTCTGTTGCCGATCAGCGCTCCATCCCGGAGATCGCCGTCGACACGCTGGTCGCCGTCCCGTGCCGCGAGATGCTGCTGACCGACGACGTGCGGGCGCGCGCGGCCCAGCTGGCCGCGGCGCACCCCACCGACGAGGGGGCGATCACCGGCAGCGTCAGCGACATGCTGGCCAAGCTGGCCGAGGGCATCCCGGTCGACGGCATGGAGGCGCTGCTCCCGGTCCTGCGTCCCGGCCAGCCGGTGCTGCTCACCGATCAACTGGCCGACGGCACGCCGGTGCTGCTGTGCGACCCCGAGAAGGTCCGCACCCGGGCCGCCGACCTGATCAAGACCGGCCGCGAGTTCCTCGAGGCGTCCTGGTCGGTGGCGGCGTTGGGCACGGACGCGCCGGTCGACATCGAGCAACTGGGCGGGTCGGGGTTCGTCGAACTCGACGACGTGCACGCCGCGGCGGTGCGGGCCGGTCACCCGTGGTGGACCTTGAGCCAGCTGTCCGACGAATCGGCCATGGAACTGGACATTCGGGCGGCGCCGTCGGCGCGGGGACAGCAGCGCGACGTCGACGAGATCTTCGCGATGCTGCGCGCGCACGTCACCACCGGCGGGTATGCGGCGGTGGTCGCGCCCGGGACCGGAACCGCGCATCGCGTGGTGGAGCGGCTGGCCGAGTCCGAAACGCCCGCCGCGATGCTGGAGTGCGGTGCACCACCCAAACCGGGGGTGGTCGGCGTGCTCAAGGGCCCGCTGTGCGACGGCGTGATCATCGAGGGCGCCAACCTGGTGGTGATCACCGAGACCGACCTGACCGGCAACCGGGGCACGCCGGCCGACGGCAAGCGGCTGGCGGCCAAGCGGCGCAACACCGTCGACCCGCTGGCGCTGAACGCGGGCGATCTCGTCGTGCACGACCAGCACGGCATCGGGCGGTTCGTGGAAATGGTGGAACGGACCGTCGGCGGGGCGCGCCGCGAATACCTGGTGCTGGAGTACGCGTCCGCCAAGCGCGGCGGTGGATCCGACAAGCTTTATGTGCCAATGGATTCGCTGGATCAGCTGTCGCGGTACGTCGGCGGGCAGGCGCCGGCGCTGAGCCGCCTGGGCGGCAGCGACTGGGCCAACACCAAGACCAAGGCGCGCCGCGCCGTGCGCGAGATTGCCGGCGAGCTGGTGTCGCTGTACGCCAAACGGCAGGCCAGTCCCGGGCACGCGTTCGCGCCCGACACCCCGTGGCAGGCCGAGATGGAAGACGCGTTCGGGTTCACCGAGACCGTCGACCAGCTCACCGCGATCACCGAGGTCAAGGCCGACATGGAAAAGCCGGTGCCGATGGACCGGGTGATCTGCGGCGACGTCGGCTACGGCAAGACCGAGATCGCGGTGCGGGCGGCGTTCAAGGCGGTGCAGGACGGCAAGCAGGTTGCCGTGCTGGTGCCCACCACGCTGCTCGCCGACCAGCATCTGGAGACCTTCCGGGAACGCATGGCCGGTTTCCCGGTGGTCGTCAAGGGCCTGTCCCGGTTCACCGACGGCGCCGAGTCGCGCGCCGTGATCGAGGGCATGGCCGACGGGTCGGTCGACATCGTGATCGGCACGCACCGGCTGCTGCAGACCGGGGTGCGCTGGAAGGATCTGGGCCTGGTCGTGGTCGACGAGGAGCAGCGGTTCGGCGTCGAGCACAAGGAGCACATCAAGAGCCTGCGCACGCATGTGGACGTGCTGACCATGAGCGCCACCCCAATCCCGCGCACGCTGGAGATGAGCCTGGCCGGCATCCGTGAGATGTCCACGATCCTGACCCCGCCCGAGGAGCGCTATCCGGTGTTGACCTACGTCGGTCCGCACGACGACAAGCAGGTGGCGGCCGCTTTACGGCGTGAGCTGCTGCGCGACGGGCAGGCGTTCTACGTGCACAACCGGGTCAGCACCATCGACCGCGCCGCCGCCCGGCTGCGCGAGCTGGTGCCCGAGGCGAAGATCGTCGTCGCGCACGGGCAGATGCCCGAGGACCGGCTGGAGCGCACCGTGCAGGGGTTCTGGAACCGCGAGCACGACATCCTGGTGTGCACGACGATCGTGGAGACCGGGCTGGACATCTCCAACGCCAACACGCTGATCGTCGAGCGCGCCGACACCTTCGGGTTGTCGCAGCTGCATCAGCTGCGCGGCCGGGTCGGCCGCAGCCGCGAACGCGGCTACGCCTACTTCCTCTATCCGCCGCACACGCCGCTGACCGAAACGGCCTACGACCGGTTGGCGACCATCGCGCAGAACAACGAGCTGGGTGCGGGCATGGCGGTGGCCCTGAAGGACCTGGAGATCCGCGGCGCCGGCAACGTCCTGGGCGTCGAGCAGTCCGGGCACGTCGCCGGCGTGGGGTTCGACCTGTACGTGCGGCTGGTGGGCGAGGCCGTCGAGGCGTACCGGCTGGCGGCCGACGGCCAGACCGTGACCACCGCCGAGGAGCCCAAGGATGTGCGGATCGACCTGCCGGTGGACGCGCACCTGCCGCCGGACTACATCGCCAGCGACCGGCTCCGGCTGGAGGGTTACCGGCGGCTGGCGGCCGCGTCCGACGACGCGGCCGTCGGCTCCGTCGTTGACGAGCTCACCGACCGCTACGGCCCGCTGCCCGAACCGGCCCAGCGACTGGTGGCGGTGGCGCGGCTGCGGTTGCTGTGCCGCGACGCCGGCATCACCGAAGTGAGCGCCCCGTCCGAGGCGAGCATCCGGCTGGCGCCGATCACGCTGCCCGACTCCGCCCAGGTGCGGCTGAAGCGGATGTATCCCGCCGCGCACTACCGCGCGACGACGTCGACGGTGCAGGTGCCCATCCCGCGGTCGGGCGGGCTCGGTGCGCCGCGGCTGCGCGATCTCGAGCTGGTCCAGATGGTGGTCGACCTGGTGACGGCGCTGCAGGGCAAGGCGCAGCAGGAAATATGA
- the lysA gene encoding diaminopimelate decarboxylase: MTLLDILPSLGRAAPPRFDSAIWPVTTRSDEDGRLSVGGVPLADIADEFGTPTYVIDETDFRRRARRYRKALRSVEVAYAGKSLLTTSVARWAREEGLGVDVCSAGELATAQAGGVDPARIIMHGNAKSPEELREATRIGVGRIVLDSDIEIAYLAGLARKRQRVLIRVTPDIDIHGHRALTTGISDQKFGFPLAGDHAADAVRRVLAHPILDLVGLHCHIGSQVTDAALYGEAIHRMIAAMADIRAAHGVILTELNIGGGHGIPYVAGESELDVDELARTIEDALDEACAAEHFPRPTIVVEPGRAISGRAGVTLYRVSSVKTQPGGRTFVAVDGGMSDNPRVSLYGAQYTVTLANRHASGVRGLVTVAGRHCEAGDEIARDVELPADVHPGDLLAVACTGAYHHSMASNYNMVGRPPLVAVKDGRARELVRRETIADLLSRDCG, encoded by the coding sequence ATGACATTGCTCGATATTTTGCCGTCGCTCGGAAGGGCGGCGCCGCCGCGGTTCGATTCCGCGATCTGGCCGGTCACCACGCGTTCCGACGAAGACGGCCGACTCAGCGTCGGGGGCGTACCGCTGGCCGACATCGCCGACGAGTTCGGCACCCCGACCTACGTGATCGACGAGACCGACTTCCGCCGCCGCGCCCGGCGTTACCGCAAGGCGCTGCGCAGCGTCGAGGTTGCCTACGCCGGCAAGTCGCTGCTGACCACCTCGGTCGCGCGCTGGGCCCGCGAAGAGGGGCTCGGTGTCGACGTCTGCTCCGCCGGCGAGCTGGCGACGGCCCAGGCCGGCGGGGTGGACCCGGCCCGGATCATCATGCACGGCAACGCGAAATCACCCGAGGAGTTGCGCGAGGCGACCAGGATCGGCGTCGGGCGCATCGTGCTGGATTCCGACATCGAGATCGCCTACCTCGCGGGCCTGGCGCGCAAGCGCCAGCGGGTGCTGATCCGGGTGACCCCCGATATCGACATCCACGGTCACCGCGCGCTCACCACCGGCATCAGCGACCAGAAGTTCGGCTTCCCGCTCGCCGGGGACCACGCCGCCGACGCGGTGCGCCGCGTGCTGGCGCATCCGATCCTCGACCTGGTCGGCCTGCACTGCCATATCGGCTCGCAGGTGACCGATGCGGCGCTGTATGGCGAGGCGATTCATCGGATGATTGCCGCCATGGCCGACATCCGCGCCGCACACGGCGTCATCCTGACCGAGCTGAACATCGGTGGGGGCCACGGCATCCCGTACGTGGCCGGCGAGTCCGAACTCGACGTCGACGAACTGGCCCGCACCATCGAGGACGCGCTCGACGAGGCCTGCGCCGCCGAGCATTTCCCGCGGCCGACCATCGTGGTGGAACCCGGCCGGGCCATCAGCGGCCGCGCCGGCGTCACGCTGTACCGGGTCTCCTCGGTCAAGACCCAACCGGGCGGGCGGACCTTCGTCGCGGTCGACGGCGGCATGAGCGATAACCCGCGGGTGTCGCTGTACGGCGCGCAATACACCGTCACGTTGGCCAATCGACACGCGTCCGGCGTCAGAGGGCTGGTCACCGTCGCGGGCCGGCATTGCGAGGCCGGCGACGAGATCGCCCGCGACGTCGAGCTGCCGGCCGACGTGCATCCCGGCGACCTGCTGGCCGTGGCCTGCACCGGCGCCTATCACCACAGCATGGCGTCGAACTACAACATGGTCGGCCGGCCGCCGCTGGTGGCGGTCAAGGACGGCAGGGCCCGCGAGCTGGTCCGCCGCGAGACGATCGCCGACCTGCTCTCGCGCGACTGCGGCTAG
- a CDS encoding TetR/AcrR family transcriptional regulator — MTGSERRHQLIGIARSLFAERGYDGTSIEEIAQRANVSKPVVYEHFGGKEGLYAVVVDREMSALLDGITSSLTNNRSRVRVERVALALLTYVEERTDGFRIMIRDSPASISSGTYSSLLNDAVSQVSSILAGDFARRGLDPGLAPLYAQALVGSVSMTAQWWLDTREPKKEVVAAHLVNLMWNGLIGLEADPRLQDE, encoded by the coding sequence ATGACGGGCAGCGAACGCCGCCACCAACTCATCGGGATCGCGCGCTCGCTGTTCGCCGAACGCGGCTACGACGGGACGTCGATCGAAGAGATCGCGCAGCGGGCCAACGTGTCCAAGCCGGTGGTCTACGAGCATTTCGGCGGCAAGGAAGGCCTCTATGCCGTCGTCGTCGACCGGGAGATGTCGGCGCTGCTGGACGGCATCACCTCGTCGCTGACCAACAACCGGTCCCGGGTGCGGGTCGAGCGGGTCGCGCTGGCGCTGCTCACCTACGTCGAAGAGCGCACCGACGGCTTCCGGATCATGATCCGCGACTCGCCCGCCTCGATCAGCTCGGGCACCTATTCCAGCCTGCTCAACGATGCCGTGAGCCAGGTCAGCTCCATCCTGGCCGGCGACTTCGCCCGTCGCGGCCTGGACCCGGGCCTGGCCCCGCTGTACGCCCAGGCGCTGGTGGGATCGGTGTCGATGACGGCGCAGTGGTGGCTCGATACGCGCGAGCCCAAGAAAGAAGTGGTCGCCGCGCACCTGGTCAACCTGATGTGGAACGGCCTGATCGGCCTGGAAGCCGATCCTCGGCTGCAGGACGAGTAA